From Diceros bicornis minor isolate mBicDic1 chromosome 17, mDicBic1.mat.cur, whole genome shotgun sequence, the proteins below share one genomic window:
- the LOC131415695 gene encoding olfactory receptor 6C4-like encodes MMGNQTSVTEFILLGLTNDAELQAVLFFFLLLAYVFSVMGNLTIIILTLLDYLLQTPMYFFLRNFSMLEISFTSVFVPKMLVNIGTGDKTISFAGCFTQYFFAICLGATEFYLLAAMSYDRYVAICKPLHYTTIMSRRLCIRLVLCCWFSGFLIVIVPHIVTLQLPFCASNIINHYYCDYTVLLHLSCSDTHFIEVIEFVAAVVTLSLTLMLVVLSYTYIIGTILRIPSVQQRKKSFSTCFSHMIVVSLSYGSCIFMYVNPSPKDAATFNKEVGVLNTSVAPLLNPFIYTLRNKQVKIAFKDMVSKITIFFGK; translated from the coding sequence ATGATGGGAAACCAAACGTCAGTGACCGAGTTCATTCTTCTTGGGTTGACCAATGACGCCGAGCTTCAAGCtgtgcttttcttctttctgctgctAGCTTATGTCTTCAGTGTCATGGGGAACTTGACCATCATCATTCTGACCCTGCTGGATTATCTCCTCCAGACCCCTATGTATTTCTTCCTCCGGAATTTTTCCATGCTGGAAATATCTTTTACCTCTGTCTTTGTTCCCAAAATGCTAGTCAACATTGGAACTGGAGACAAGACGATCTCCTTTGCTGGTTGTTTCACTCAGTACTTTTTTGCCATCTGTCTGGGAGCAACcgaattttatcttttagctgCCATGTCCTATGATCGCTACGTTGCCATTTGCAAACCCCTACATTACACAACTATAATGAGCAGGAGACTCTGCATTCGACTTGTCCTATGTTGCTGGTTTTCTGGTTTTTTGATTGTCATTGTGCCCCATATAGTGACTCTCCAGCTGCCTTTCTGTGCATCCAACATCATCAATCACTATTACTGTGACTATACTGTCTTACTGCATTTATCTTGTTCAGACACACATTTCATAGAAGTGATTGAGTTTGTCGCTGCTGTGGTTACCCTCAGCCTCACCTTAATGCTCGTGGTTCTTTCCTATACGTACATTATCGGGACAATTCTGAGAATTCCTTCtgttcaacaaagaaaaaaatctttttctacATGTTTCTCTCACATGATTGTGGTCTCACTTTCTTACGGAAGCTGTATCTTTATGTATGTAAACCCCTCTCCTAAGGATGCAGCAACTTTTAACAAGGAAGTGGGTGTTTTAAATACTTCAGTTGCCCCTCTGTTGAACCCTTTCATCTATACCCTGAGGAACAAGCAAGTGAAAATAGCCTTTAAAGATATGGTCAGTAAAATAACGATTTTTTTCGGAAAGTGA
- the LOC131416556 gene encoding LOW QUALITY PROTEIN: olfactory receptor 2AP1-like (The sequence of the model RefSeq protein was modified relative to this genomic sequence to represent the inferred CDS: inserted 2 bases in 1 codon), translating to MGNQTSMTEFILLGLTNDAELQAVLFLFLLLAYVFSVMGNLTIIILTLLDYRLQTPMYFFLRNFSILEISFTCVFVPKMLVNIGTGDKTISFAGCFTQYFFAIFLGATEFYLLAAMSYDRYVDICKPLHYTTLMSRRLCIQLVLCSWFSGFLVVIVPYIMTLQLPFCASNIINHYCYDCTILLHLSCSDTHFIEEIXEFVAAAVTLIITSMLVVLSYTYIIRTILRIPSIQQRKKAFSTCFSHMIAVSLSYGSCIFMYVNPSPKDAATFNKEVGILKSSVAPLLNPFIYSLRNKQVKIAFKDIVSKITIFSRN from the exons ATGGGAAACCAAACATCAATGACGGAGTTCATTCTTCTTGGGTTGACGAATGATGCCGAGCTTCAAGCTGtgcttttcctctttctgctgctAGCTTATGTCTTCAGTGTCATGGGGAACTTGACCATCATCATTCTGACCCTGCTGGATTATCGCCTCCAGACTCCTATGTATTTCTTCCTCCGGAATTTTTCCATTCTGGAAATATCTTTTACCTGTGTCTTTGTTCCCAAAATGCTAGTCAACATTGGAACTGGAGACAAGACGATCTCCTTTGCTGGTTGTTTCACTCAGTACTTTTTTGCCATCTTTCTGGGAGCAACCGAATTTTACCTTTTAGCTGCCATGTCCTATGATCGCTACGTAGACATTTGCAAACCCCTACATTACACAACTCTCATGAGCAGGAGACTCTGCATTCAACTTGTCTTATGTTCCTGGTTTTCTGGCTTTTTAGTTGTCATTGTGCCCTATATAATGACTCTCCAGCTGCCTTTCTGTGCATCCAACATCATCAATCATTACTGCTATGACTGCACTATCTTACTGCATTTATCCTGTTCAGACACACATTTCATAGAAGAGAT TGAGTTTGTCGCTGCTGCGGTTACCCTCATCATCACATCGATGCTTGTGGTTCTTTCCTACACATACATTATCAGGACAATTCTGAGAATCCCCTCcattcaacaaagaaaaaaagcattttctACATGTTTCTCTCACATGATTGCGGTCTCACTTTCTTATGGAAGCTGTATCTTTATGTATGTAAACCCCTCTCCTAAGGATGCAGCAACTTTTAATAAGGAAGTGGGTATTTTAAAAAGTTCAGTTGCCCCTCTCTTGAACCCTTTCATCTATTCCCTAAGGAACAAGCAAGTGAAAATAGCCTTCAAAGATATAGTGAGTAAAATAACGATTTTTTCAAGAAACTGA